One Gordonia mangrovi genomic region harbors:
- a CDS encoding serine hydrolase yields MTRWAGLAAIMLITAMIGIRVPTVRTPAEGNPVATSVAGAASAGSRAMRAADDAVGAARDVGVAIAVLDRTSGVMAQNSAATEPMFSASLAKVVVAVDLFDRRRTEALPLGDADVDLVRRALGPSDDAAMNTLWTRFDGMGAIGRVTARLGLTGTAPPVDPGIWGWMTTTARDVALLLRYVAEMPQPEGDVIIGALAEAPPVAADGFAQDFGLQAPGVRDITAAKQGWMQWPAETAYLHSAGLVGADHRFVVAILGRQTFPEPDWLTLRQSVDTAAAAAAGVLRDRLGPPVAAGGLAIPNVHFPGVVGHLH; encoded by the coding sequence GTGACCAGGTGGGCTGGATTGGCCGCGATCATGCTGATCACCGCGATGATCGGAATACGTGTGCCGACCGTCCGGACGCCGGCCGAGGGGAATCCGGTGGCGACCAGTGTGGCCGGCGCGGCGAGTGCGGGATCACGTGCGATGCGCGCCGCCGACGACGCTGTGGGTGCGGCACGCGATGTCGGCGTGGCGATCGCCGTACTGGACCGCACCTCGGGCGTCATGGCCCAGAACAGCGCCGCCACCGAACCGATGTTCAGCGCGTCGTTGGCGAAGGTCGTCGTTGCGGTCGACCTGTTCGATCGTCGACGGACCGAGGCGCTGCCGCTCGGCGATGCCGATGTCGACCTCGTCCGCCGAGCTCTCGGTCCCAGTGACGACGCCGCGATGAACACCTTGTGGACGAGGTTCGACGGGATGGGTGCCATCGGGCGGGTGACCGCACGCCTCGGATTGACCGGCACCGCACCCCCGGTCGACCCCGGCATCTGGGGATGGATGACGACGACGGCGCGCGATGTGGCGCTGCTCTTGCGGTATGTGGCCGAGATGCCGCAGCCCGAAGGGGATGTGATCATCGGCGCGCTCGCCGAGGCGCCGCCCGTCGCCGCCGACGGTTTCGCCCAGGACTTCGGGCTGCAAGCGCCGGGGGTTCGCGACATCACTGCAGCCAAGCAGGGTTGGATGCAGTGGCCGGCGGAGACGGCGTATCTGCACAGTGCCGGATTGGTCGGCGCGGACCATCGGTTCGTGGTCGCGATTCTCGGCCGGCAGACATTCCCCGAGCCCGACTGGCTGACGCTGCGTCAGTCGGTCGACACGGCGGCGGCCGCAGCGGCCGGCGTGTTGCGCGATCGGCTCGGCCCACCCGTCGCCGCCGGCGGCCTCGCGATACCGAACGTTCACTTTCCCGGGGTGGTCGGACACTTACACTGA
- a CDS encoding thiolase family protein: MARAVIVDAIRTPMGKGKPGGALADVHPVDLLAQVLSGLVERSGIDPGIVDDILIGCVGQNLEQSATPGRQAALAAGFPVHVPSTTIERKCGSGQQAIDFAVQGIEAGAYDIVIAGGVESMSRVRMGSARGDADPFGPGVTERFGPMVSQGVAAELVADKWKIARESLDSYAARSHARAAAARERGGFAREILPITTPNGVVDTDESIRLGTTADKLAGLPAVFGTDANRERFADVDWKVTAGNSSQITDGAAALLIMSEEKAAQLSLTPRARVVASAVVGDDPLLMLTAPIPATHKVLARAGLSPHQIAAFEVNEAFASVPLAWQHELGIDDERLNPVGGAIALGHPLGASGARIMTSLIHHLEATGGRHGLQTMCEAGGMANATIVESLV; encoded by the coding sequence ATGGCACGCGCGGTCATCGTGGACGCAATCCGCACACCGATGGGCAAGGGAAAACCCGGCGGCGCCCTCGCCGACGTCCATCCGGTGGATCTGCTGGCGCAGGTCCTCTCCGGTCTCGTCGAGCGCTCCGGCATCGACCCGGGCATCGTCGACGACATCCTCATCGGCTGCGTGGGACAGAACCTGGAGCAGTCCGCAACCCCCGGACGACAGGCCGCCCTCGCCGCCGGATTCCCGGTGCACGTGCCGTCGACGACCATCGAACGCAAATGCGGCTCCGGCCAGCAGGCCATCGACTTCGCGGTCCAGGGCATCGAGGCCGGTGCCTACGACATCGTCATCGCCGGCGGTGTGGAATCGATGAGTCGGGTGCGGATGGGCAGCGCGCGGGGAGATGCCGATCCGTTCGGACCGGGCGTGACCGAACGGTTCGGTCCGATGGTGTCGCAGGGTGTGGCCGCCGAACTCGTCGCCGACAAGTGGAAGATCGCTCGCGAGTCGCTGGATTCCTATGCGGCGCGCTCGCATGCGCGGGCCGCGGCGGCCCGTGAGCGCGGGGGCTTCGCGCGGGAGATCCTGCCGATCACCACGCCGAACGGGGTGGTGGACACCGATGAGTCGATCCGCCTGGGCACCACCGCGGACAAGCTCGCCGGCCTGCCCGCCGTGTTCGGCACCGACGCCAACCGGGAACGCTTCGCCGACGTCGACTGGAAGGTGACCGCCGGCAACTCCTCCCAGATCACCGACGGTGCGGCGGCGCTGCTGATCATGAGCGAGGAGAAGGCCGCGCAACTGTCGCTGACCCCTCGCGCCCGGGTCGTGGCCTCGGCCGTCGTGGGCGACGACCCGCTGCTGATGCTGACCGCGCCGATCCCCGCGACGCACAAGGTACTGGCCCGCGCCGGACTCTCCCCCCACCAGATCGCCGCATTCGAGGTCAACGAGGCGTTCGCCTCGGTCCCGCTGGCGTGGCAGCACGAACTCGGCATCGACGACGAGCGGCTCAATCCCGTCGGCGGCGCGATCGCCCTCGGCCACCCTCTCGGCGCCTCGGGCGCCCGGATCATGACCAGCCTCATCCACCACCTCGAGGCCACCGGCGGACGCCACGGCCTGCAGACCATGTGCGAGGCGGGTGGTATGGCCAACGCCACCATCGTCGAATCACTGGTCTGA
- a CDS encoding phosphatase PAP2 family protein — translation MTGSTAAQRSSLSRAAVVTAAFLLAAAVFAVAVWTRPGQRVDQWLLDVSRALPPVHDLPFLLSIDVVSSPLLWVGVATAVVVLVQCRRFSSPTDARRGLATTVTLLAFAPAVVLIVQFLRDHVLTRPQLHSWIAETANSAPSGHAAAVTAVVVVLVLASPPVVRPLVGTVVGTWAAVLEFVIVAAGWHRPADVVISTLLVAAAGMLLPDPWRGSVRVPPRWLRSAPLLVAVAAPTIVAVFYATITQVAAAAAIALVMALAVIALGVGRVGRPQSGRVAAPEVRPTVGAVPPTIH, via the coding sequence GTGACCGGATCCACCGCTGCGCAGCGCTCCTCCCTCTCGCGCGCAGCGGTGGTGACGGCCGCATTCCTGCTGGCGGCCGCGGTGTTCGCGGTGGCGGTGTGGACGAGGCCCGGCCAACGCGTCGATCAATGGCTGCTCGACGTGTCCCGGGCCCTCCCACCCGTCCATGACCTGCCCTTTCTGCTCTCCATCGACGTCGTCTCCAGCCCACTGCTCTGGGTCGGGGTGGCAACCGCGGTGGTGGTGCTGGTGCAGTGCCGCCGGTTCTCCTCACCCACCGACGCCCGACGCGGCCTCGCCACCACGGTGACGCTGCTGGCTTTCGCACCGGCTGTGGTGCTCATCGTCCAGTTCCTGCGCGACCATGTGCTCACCCGCCCCCAGCTCCACTCCTGGATCGCGGAGACCGCGAACTCGGCGCCGAGCGGTCACGCCGCCGCGGTGACCGCGGTCGTCGTGGTGCTGGTGCTCGCGAGCCCACCCGTCGTGCGCCCGCTCGTCGGCACCGTGGTGGGCACCTGGGCCGCGGTGCTGGAATTCGTCATCGTGGCAGCCGGATGGCACCGGCCGGCCGACGTGGTCATCTCGACGTTGCTGGTGGCCGCTGCCGGCATGCTGCTACCCGATCCGTGGCGCGGCTCGGTCCGCGTGCCGCCGCGCTGGTTGCGGTCCGCACCGCTGCTGGTCGCGGTCGCCGCACCGACGATCGTCGCGGTGTTCTACGCGACCATCACCCAGGTTGCCGCCGCCGCTGCGATCGCGCTGGTGATGGCTCTCGCCGTCATCGCGCTGGGTGTCGGTCGCGTCGGCAGGCCACAGTCGGGTCGCGTCGCGGCGCCCGAGGTCAGGCCGACCGTGGGCGCGGTGCCACCGACCATTCACTGA
- a CDS encoding SDR family NAD(P)-dependent oxidoreductase, whose product MELQNSSAIVTGGASGLGLATVKRLVDAGVHVVIVDLPQSQGKDVAQELGDLVQFGPADVADPDAVDAALDLAVTRAPLRTAVHCAGRGGTVRVVERDGSPGSLETYTSLIQTNLIGSFNVLRLAAARMVTNEPVDGERGAVIMTASVAAWEGQIGQIPYASAKAGVVGMTLVAARDLARKLVRVNSIAPGIFDTPILSRFSQDIKDGLAAQIPHPARLGEPDEYARLAMAIIDNPMLNGEVIRLDGAIRMAPK is encoded by the coding sequence ATGGAGTTGCAGAACTCGTCGGCAATCGTCACCGGCGGCGCATCCGGGCTCGGCCTGGCCACCGTCAAACGTCTCGTCGACGCCGGCGTGCACGTCGTCATCGTGGATCTGCCGCAGTCGCAGGGCAAGGACGTGGCCCAGGAACTGGGTGATCTCGTCCAGTTCGGCCCCGCCGACGTCGCCGACCCGGACGCGGTCGACGCCGCGCTGGATCTGGCGGTAACCCGTGCGCCGCTGCGCACGGCCGTGCACTGCGCGGGTCGGGGCGGAACCGTCCGGGTGGTGGAACGTGACGGATCCCCGGGCTCGCTGGAGACCTACACCTCGCTGATCCAGACCAACCTCATCGGCAGCTTCAACGTGCTGCGGCTCGCGGCGGCGCGGATGGTGACCAACGAACCCGTGGACGGGGAACGCGGCGCCGTCATCATGACCGCCTCGGTGGCTGCCTGGGAAGGGCAGATCGGGCAGATCCCCTACGCTTCGGCGAAGGCCGGTGTGGTCGGCATGACGCTGGTCGCGGCGCGCGATCTCGCCCGGAAACTGGTACGGGTCAACAGTATAGCGCCGGGCATCTTCGACACCCCGATCCTGTCGCGGTTCTCCCAGGACATCAAGGACGGCCTCGCCGCACAGATCCCGCACCCCGCTCGCCTCGGCGAGCCCGACGAATACGCGCGTCTGGCGATGGCCATCATCGACAACCCGATGCTCAACGGTGAGGTCATCCGGCTCGACGGCGCGATCAGGATGGCACCGAAATGA
- a CDS encoding ferredoxin reductase: MDLLKWSKRPAADVEARKPEVNIVRGLIARATTPLLPDDYLHLLNPLWSARELRGRVVEVVRETEDTATVTIRTGWGFPASYKPGQYVGIGLQVGGRWHWRSYSLTSIGDTDDKTISITVKANPDGFLSTHLVGGVSPGTIIRLAAPKGDFHLPEPMPDSVLFLTAGSGITPVMAMLRSMRSRDTQPDIVHVHSAPTRDAVIFLDELEQMDADMPSYDLQLQLTREQGKFDIDQLDAAVPDWRDRSCWACGPVAMLDVVESHYAEQGLRDQLHVERFAIARTDHGGEGGTVTFAKSDKTAEIDGATTLLEAGEKLGIQMPFGCRMGICQTCVVPLAGGYVRDLRSGEERREGERIQTCISSVSGECTLDL; this comes from the coding sequence ATGGATCTGCTCAAGTGGAGCAAACGCCCGGCGGCCGACGTCGAGGCCAGGAAACCCGAGGTCAACATTGTCCGCGGGCTCATCGCCCGGGCCACCACACCGCTGTTGCCCGACGACTACCTGCACCTGCTCAACCCGCTCTGGTCGGCCCGTGAACTGCGCGGACGGGTCGTGGAGGTGGTTCGCGAGACCGAGGACACGGCGACGGTCACCATCCGCACCGGCTGGGGATTTCCGGCCTCGTACAAACCGGGCCAGTACGTCGGGATCGGGCTGCAGGTCGGCGGGCGCTGGCACTGGCGGTCCTATTCGTTGACCTCGATCGGGGATACCGACGACAAGACGATCTCCATCACCGTCAAGGCCAACCCGGACGGGTTCTTGTCCACTCACCTCGTCGGCGGCGTGAGCCCGGGCACGATCATCCGGCTCGCCGCGCCCAAGGGCGATTTCCACCTACCCGAACCGATGCCCGACAGCGTGCTGTTCCTCACCGCGGGCAGCGGCATCACCCCGGTCATGGCGATGCTGCGGTCGATGCGATCGCGCGACACCCAGCCCGACATCGTGCACGTGCATTCGGCGCCGACCCGCGACGCCGTCATTTTCCTCGACGAACTCGAACAGATGGATGCGGACATGCCGTCCTACGATCTGCAGCTGCAGTTGACCCGGGAACAGGGCAAGTTCGACATCGACCAGCTCGATGCGGCCGTACCCGACTGGCGGGATCGCTCATGCTGGGCGTGCGGCCCGGTCGCGATGCTCGACGTGGTGGAGTCGCACTATGCCGAGCAGGGGCTGCGCGACCAACTGCACGTCGAACGGTTCGCCATCGCGCGCACCGACCACGGGGGCGAAGGCGGCACCGTCACCTTCGCCAAGTCCGACAAGACCGCCGAGATCGACGGCGCCACCACGCTTCTTGAAGCAGGCGAGAAGCTGGGAATCCAGATGCCCTTCGGTTGTCGGATGGGGATCTGCCAGACCTGCGTGGTACCCCTCGCCGGGGGATATGTGCGCGATTTGCGCAGTGGCGAGGAACGCCGCGAGGGTGAACGAATCCAGACATGCATCAGCAGCGTGTCCGGAGAATGCACACTCGACCTCTAG
- a CDS encoding FAD-dependent oxidoreductase, protein MTHLITQACCNDASCVPVCPVNCIHPTPAEPEFRTAEMLYIDPETCIDCGACIEECPVSAIVTEDEMTERDEPFLQINADYYRDHDVESGLMRSTKPEPLPDGELHVAIVGAGPAAFYAAEELVRRGPSVRVDMFERLPTPYGLVRAGVAPDHQSTKGVERAFVSVANKKTFEYFLSVEVSAPESGAAISHAELTDRYHAVIYASGASTDKRLGIDGEDLSGSIAATEFVAWYNGHPDHAERTYDLSGERAVIVGNGNVALDVARILLTDPDDLARSDIADHALEVLRESNIREVVILGRRGIAQAAYTNSEFLAMGMLDGVDVVVDPAETTLDPATQRALDDDTLDSTVATKVRLARDYAEQAPTAGSKRVVFRYLVSPIEFRGGDAVDTVRCVRNEFVGADGGRVRATGEEFEIEATAAVRAIGYRGRPVDGLPFDDVRGVVPNDGGRVVTSGEAAPVPGVYVAGWLKRGATGGIGMNRICGHETAAAVLADHIDGRLPAPASSRTDVPELLAARGVNRVDNAGWKKIDKAEKAAGRAAGRRRVKLVQLSELATAAGV, encoded by the coding sequence ATGACCCATCTCATCACCCAGGCCTGCTGCAACGACGCGAGCTGCGTGCCGGTGTGTCCGGTCAACTGCATCCATCCGACACCGGCCGAACCGGAGTTCCGCACCGCCGAGATGCTCTACATCGACCCGGAGACGTGTATCGACTGCGGCGCCTGCATCGAGGAGTGCCCGGTCTCGGCGATCGTGACCGAAGACGAGATGACCGAACGTGATGAGCCGTTCCTGCAGATCAACGCCGACTACTACCGCGATCATGACGTCGAGAGCGGACTGATGCGGTCCACCAAGCCCGAGCCGCTACCCGACGGCGAACTGCACGTGGCGATCGTGGGTGCCGGCCCGGCGGCGTTCTACGCTGCCGAGGAACTGGTGCGCCGCGGACCGTCGGTGCGGGTGGACATGTTCGAGCGGCTGCCCACTCCGTACGGTCTGGTGCGCGCCGGGGTGGCCCCCGACCACCAGTCCACCAAAGGGGTGGAACGTGCGTTCGTGTCGGTCGCGAACAAGAAGACCTTCGAGTACTTCCTGTCGGTGGAGGTGAGCGCACCCGAATCCGGCGCCGCGATCAGCCATGCCGAACTGACCGACCGCTACCACGCGGTGATCTACGCCAGCGGCGCCTCGACCGACAAACGCCTCGGCATCGACGGCGAGGACCTGTCCGGCTCGATCGCCGCCACCGAGTTCGTGGCCTGGTACAACGGGCATCCCGACCACGCCGAACGCACCTACGACCTGTCCGGGGAGCGCGCGGTGATCGTCGGCAACGGCAACGTCGCGCTCGACGTGGCCCGCATCCTGCTCACCGATCCCGACGACCTGGCTCGCTCCGACATCGCCGATCACGCGCTGGAGGTGTTGCGGGAGTCCAACATCCGCGAGGTGGTGATCCTCGGACGACGTGGCATCGCGCAGGCGGCCTACACCAACTCCGAGTTCCTGGCGATGGGGATGCTCGACGGTGTCGACGTGGTGGTGGATCCGGCCGAGACGACCCTGGATCCGGCCACGCAGCGCGCGCTGGACGATGACACCCTCGACAGCACCGTCGCCACCAAGGTCCGCTTGGCCCGGGACTATGCCGAACAGGCGCCGACCGCCGGTAGCAAGCGGGTGGTGTTCCGCTACCTGGTGTCTCCCATCGAGTTCCGGGGCGGCGACGCCGTCGACACGGTCCGGTGTGTGCGCAACGAATTCGTCGGCGCCGACGGGGGCAGGGTGCGGGCGACCGGCGAAGAGTTCGAGATCGAGGCCACCGCAGCGGTACGCGCCATCGGGTATCGCGGTCGGCCGGTGGACGGTCTGCCGTTCGACGACGTGCGGGGTGTGGTCCCCAACGACGGCGGCCGGGTCGTGACCTCCGGCGAGGCCGCACCGGTGCCGGGCGTCTACGTGGCCGGATGGCTGAAACGTGGTGCCACCGGCGGGATCGGGATGAACCGGATCTGCGGACACGAGACTGCGGCGGCGGTGCTGGCCGACCACATCGACGGCCGGCTGCCGGCGCCGGCGTCGTCGCGCACCGACGTGCCCGAGCTGCTCGCCGCGCGCGGGGTCAACCGCGTCGACAACGCCGGCTGGAAGAAGATCGACAAGGCCGAGAAGGCCGCCGGACGAGCCGCGGGCCGTCGGCGGGTCAAGTTGGTGCAGTTGTCGGAACTGGCCACCGCGGCAGGCGTCTGA
- a CDS encoding APC family permease: MIGAGVFAVLAPAAQAAGSGLLVGLAVAAVVAYCNATSSARLAALYPVSGGTYVYGRERLGELWGYLAGWCFVVGKTASCAAMALTVGVYAWPEYAHAVAVAAVVAVTAVNYRGIQKSALVTRLIVAVVLAVLAAVVVAAVSSTPDDAGEHLSLGSDATVYGILQAAALMFFAFAGYARIATLGEEVRDPARTIAKAIPTALGIVLVVYVAVAVAALAVVGPAGLADATAPLVETVGVAGVPGLAPVVQVGAVVAAIGSLLAMVLGVSRTTLAMARDGHLPRWLAAVHPQHRVPHHAEVAIGVVVAVLAATVDVRSAIGFSSFGVLLYYAIANASAATLSRDEQRPARVVTTLGLVGCVVLAATLPIGSVVAGVVVVALGAAVYAVRRGLR, translated from the coding sequence ATGATCGGCGCCGGTGTGTTCGCCGTGTTGGCGCCGGCCGCACAGGCCGCCGGGTCGGGTCTGCTGGTGGGCCTGGCCGTTGCCGCGGTGGTCGCCTACTGCAACGCCACATCGTCGGCCCGGCTGGCGGCGCTGTATCCGGTCTCCGGTGGTACCTACGTGTATGGCCGCGAACGTCTCGGCGAGCTCTGGGGATACCTCGCCGGATGGTGTTTCGTGGTGGGCAAGACGGCATCCTGTGCCGCGATGGCGCTGACGGTGGGCGTCTACGCGTGGCCCGAGTATGCGCATGCGGTGGCCGTCGCCGCCGTGGTCGCGGTGACCGCGGTCAACTATCGCGGTATCCAGAAATCCGCACTGGTCACCCGGTTGATCGTGGCGGTGGTGCTCGCGGTGCTGGCCGCGGTGGTGGTGGCGGCCGTGTCGTCGACCCCGGACGATGCGGGCGAACACCTTTCGCTCGGAAGCGACGCGACCGTGTACGGCATCCTGCAGGCCGCGGCGCTCATGTTCTTCGCCTTCGCCGGCTACGCACGGATCGCCACGCTGGGTGAGGAGGTCCGGGACCCGGCCCGTACGATCGCCAAGGCCATCCCCACCGCGCTGGGCATCGTGCTGGTGGTCTACGTGGCGGTTGCGGTGGCCGCGTTGGCGGTGGTGGGTCCGGCCGGGCTCGCCGACGCCACCGCCCCCCTGGTCGAAACCGTCGGTGTCGCAGGCGTTCCCGGGCTGGCGCCGGTTGTTCAGGTGGGTGCCGTGGTCGCCGCGATCGGCTCACTGCTGGCGATGGTGTTGGGGGTCTCCCGCACCACCCTGGCGATGGCGCGCGACGGTCATCTCCCGCGGTGGTTGGCCGCGGTCCATCCGCAGCACCGCGTGCCGCATCATGCCGAGGTGGCGATCGGGGTCGTCGTCGCCGTCCTCGCCGCGACCGTGGATGTGCGCAGCGCGATCGGCTTCTCGTCGTTCGGCGTGCTGCTCTACTACGCCATCGCCAACGCGTCGGCGGCCACCCTGAGTCGCGACGAGCAACGACCCGCACGCGTGGTCACCACACTGGGACTCGTCGGTTGCGTGGTCCTCGCCGCGACACTGCCGATCGGCTCGGTGGTCGCCGGTGTCGTGGTGGTCGCACTCGGTGCCGCCGTCTACGCGGTTCGGCGAGGACTCAGGTAG
- a CDS encoding acyl-CoA dehydrogenase family protein, protein MSSTTVSGDLDDLKAIKELAAQVAEERYAPLAAQWDADRTAVPLDERRFLGSLGFLGIALPERFGGSAAPLSHALAVIEQFAYHCRPAAFQIFEANTGPAQVVARLGTEEHKQRFLPGIIAGDITMAVAISEPDAGSAATDLTTKAVVDGDTVRVNGNKRWISNGSEADVYLVYSRMSDAPGAKGIGAVLVEADRPGVSFGAREKLMGFRGIPSADIYFDDVEVPAENIVVQPGGFRKLFTTFSIERLGNTTMSLALGQRALDLTTQYVQERTQFGKPLIEFQAVQMTVADMALQVESARLLLERAASAVVTDEDLPNPLHVSLAKCTANEMAKKVTDLAMQLHGGNGYTEEFGLERMHRDAHGWALAGGTPTMQRTRIVSEMLGRSFDQRK, encoded by the coding sequence ATGTCGTCTACCACGGTGTCCGGCGATCTCGATGACCTGAAAGCCATCAAAGAACTCGCCGCGCAGGTGGCCGAGGAACGCTACGCACCGCTCGCCGCACAATGGGATGCCGACCGCACGGCGGTCCCCCTCGACGAGCGTCGGTTCCTGGGCTCCCTCGGCTTCCTCGGCATCGCACTGCCCGAGCGTTTCGGCGGTTCGGCCGCCCCGCTGTCGCACGCGCTGGCCGTCATCGAGCAGTTCGCCTATCACTGCCGGCCCGCCGCCTTCCAGATCTTCGAGGCCAACACCGGACCCGCGCAGGTGGTCGCACGGCTGGGTACCGAAGAGCACAAGCAGCGGTTCCTGCCGGGCATCATCGCCGGCGACATCACCATGGCCGTCGCGATCTCCGAACCGGATGCCGGATCGGCGGCCACCGACCTCACCACCAAAGCCGTCGTCGACGGAGACACGGTGCGGGTCAACGGCAACAAGCGCTGGATCTCCAACGGCAGCGAGGCCGACGTCTACCTCGTCTACTCCCGGATGAGCGACGCCCCCGGCGCCAAGGGCATCGGTGCGGTGCTCGTGGAGGCCGACCGCCCCGGCGTCAGCTTCGGTGCGCGCGAGAAGCTGATGGGTTTCCGCGGCATCCCGTCGGCCGACATCTACTTCGACGATGTCGAGGTGCCCGCGGAGAACATCGTGGTGCAACCGGGCGGCTTCCGAAAGTTGTTCACCACCTTCTCCATCGAACGACTCGGCAACACCACGATGAGCCTCGCGCTGGGGCAGCGGGCCCTGGACCTGACCACCCAGTACGTGCAGGAACGCACCCAGTTCGGCAAGCCGCTCATCGAGTTCCAGGCCGTGCAGATGACCGTCGCCGACATGGCCCTGCAGGTGGAGAGCGCCCGGCTGCTGCTCGAACGTGCGGCGTCGGCGGTGGTCACCGACGAGGACCTGCCCAACCCGCTGCATGTGTCGCTGGCCAAGTGCACGGCCAACGAGATGGCCAAGAAGGTCACCGATCTCGCGATGCAGCTGCACGGCGGCAACGGCTACACCGAGGAATTCGGCCTCGAACGCATGCACCGCGACGCCCACGGCTGGGCACTGGCCGGCGGCACCCCCACCATGCAACGCACCCGAATCGTCTCCGAGATGCTCGGTCGTTCCTTCGACCAGCGCAAGTGA
- a CDS encoding NADPH:quinone oxidoreductase family protein gives MKAWRVKDLGEPRDVLHLDDVPTPTPGPGQLLVKVRAAPANFPDVLMCRGIYQVKPELPFTPGVELCGDVVEVAPDVDTHAVGDRVVGNSAPPFGGFAEYALMDAFAAYPAPPSLDDAEAASLTIGYQTSWFALHRRAHVQSGDVVLVHAATGGVGSTAVELAKAAGATVIGVVGGPEKTEHCRRLGADVVVDRHTEDFVAVVKEVTDGRGADIIYDPVGGDTFDRSTKCVAFEGTILVIGFAGGRISQATLNHALLKNYSIVGVHWGLYKHKNLQAVLDCHATLTRLAAEGAIKPLIGERLPFTDLADGVARLGDGTTVGRVVFEFDRDA, from the coding sequence ATGAAGGCCTGGCGGGTGAAGGACCTGGGGGAGCCGCGGGACGTGCTGCACCTCGACGACGTGCCGACCCCGACGCCGGGGCCCGGTCAGCTGTTGGTGAAGGTGCGTGCCGCGCCGGCGAACTTCCCCGACGTCCTGATGTGCCGGGGCATCTACCAGGTGAAACCGGAGTTGCCGTTCACGCCGGGGGTCGAGCTGTGCGGCGACGTCGTCGAGGTCGCGCCCGATGTCGATACGCACGCCGTCGGCGACCGGGTGGTCGGCAACTCGGCGCCCCCGTTCGGCGGTTTCGCCGAATACGCCCTGATGGATGCGTTCGCCGCGTACCCGGCGCCGCCGTCGCTCGATGACGCCGAGGCGGCGTCGCTGACCATCGGCTACCAGACGAGTTGGTTCGCGCTGCATCGCCGCGCGCATGTGCAGTCCGGCGACGTGGTGTTGGTGCACGCGGCCACCGGCGGGGTGGGCAGCACCGCGGTGGAGTTGGCGAAGGCGGCCGGCGCCACCGTGATCGGGGTGGTCGGCGGGCCGGAGAAGACCGAGCACTGCCGGCGGCTCGGCGCCGACGTCGTCGTCGACCGGCACACCGAGGACTTCGTCGCGGTGGTCAAGGAGGTCACCGACGGCCGTGGCGCCGACATCATCTACGACCCGGTGGGCGGCGACACCTTCGACCGGTCCACCAAGTGTGTGGCGTTCGAGGGCACCATCCTGGTGATCGGCTTCGCCGGCGGCCGCATCTCCCAGGCCACCTTGAATCACGCTCTGCTGAAGAACTATTCGATCGTCGGCGTGCACTGGGGTTTGTACAAGCACAAGAACCTGCAGGCGGTGCTCGACTGCCACGCCACCTTGACCCGACTCGCCGCCGAGGGCGCCATCAAACCGCTGATCGGCGAGCGACTGCCGTTCACCGATCTCGCCGACGGCGTCGCCCGCCTCGGAGACGGCACCACCGTGGGCCGCGTGGTGTTCGAGTTCGATCGCGACGCCTGA
- a CDS encoding crotonase/enoyl-CoA hydratase family protein yields the protein MTVRTETKDGVLIVTIDRPEVRNAINTATAQAIADAMDTLDNTPELTAGVLTGAGETFCTGMDLKAFLAGERPSIEGRGFAGVAQTPPAKPLIAAVEGHAIAGGFEIVLACDLVVASRTAIFGLPEVKRGLLAGGGGLLRLPERVSYGLAMEWALTGDFVGAEEAREAGLVSRVAEPGEALSAAVELALRIARNGPLAVRGTKEIMTKARDWSNEERFAKMWEIYEPIRSSEDAREGASAFKEKRTPVWKGR from the coding sequence ATGACCGTACGCACCGAGACCAAGGACGGCGTGCTGATCGTCACCATCGATCGGCCCGAGGTCCGCAACGCCATCAACACCGCGACCGCACAGGCGATCGCCGACGCGATGGACACCCTCGACAATACCCCCGAGCTGACCGCCGGCGTGCTCACCGGTGCCGGGGAGACCTTCTGCACCGGAATGGATCTCAAAGCCTTCCTGGCCGGGGAACGGCCGTCGATCGAGGGCCGTGGGTTCGCCGGGGTCGCCCAGACGCCGCCGGCCAAACCGCTCATCGCCGCCGTCGAGGGCCACGCCATCGCCGGCGGATTCGAGATCGTGCTCGCGTGTGACCTGGTGGTCGCCTCCCGGACGGCGATCTTCGGACTACCCGAGGTCAAGCGCGGACTGCTCGCGGGCGGCGGTGGGCTGCTCCGACTGCCGGAGCGGGTCTCCTACGGTCTCGCGATGGAGTGGGCGTTGACCGGCGACTTCGTCGGTGCCGAGGAGGCGCGGGAGGCCGGGCTGGTCAGCCGGGTCGCCGAACCCGGTGAAGCACTCTCTGCCGCAGTGGAACTCGCGCTGCGTATCGCACGCAACGGACCGCTCGCGGTGCGCGGCACCAAGGAGATCATGACCAAGGCCCGGGACTGGTCCAACGAGGAGCGGTTCGCCAAGATGTGGGAGATCTACGAGCCCATCCGCTCGTCGGAGGATGCGCGGGAAGGGGCGTCGGCGTTCAAGGAGAAGCGCACCCCGGTCTGGAAGGGGCGGTGA